The Haloplanus natans DSM 17983 DNA segment TAGAGCCAGCGATCCGACACGCCCGACCCGTCCAGCGCGCGGCACTTATACTATCGCCCGGAGGTCGCCCCCTATCGCGACCATTTAAGGACTGGCACCGCACACTCCACAGCATGGAGATCCGCGAGGCAACCGCGGCGGACATCGAGGGAATTCGGACCGTGGCCCACGATTCCCTCGCCGCGTCGTACGGACACGCACTGGAGGACGACATCATCGCCCAGGCGGTCGAGCGGTGGTACGACGAGGACACGCTCGCCGACGACCTGGACGATCCGGAGACGGAGTTCCTCGTCGCCGTCGACGAGGACATCATCGTCGGGTTCGCCCAGAGCTACGTCGTCGACCGGCGGGAGATCGTCGGCGAAATCGACTGGCTCCACGTCGAACCCGGGAGCCGCGGACAGCGTATCGGCGACGAACTGCTGGCGGCGCTGGAGAGTCGCCTCAACGACCACGGCGTCGCCCGCGTCGAAGGGCGCGTGCTCGAAGCCAACGAGGCCGGCGCCGGCTTCTACGAACGCGAGGACTTCGAAGGGATCGGCGAACGCACCGTCGAAATCGGCGGCGAACCGTTCGTCGAGAAGCTCTACTCCAAGTTCCCCGAGACCGGCGGTCGACAGGTGCTCACCGAGGCCGCGACCCTCCCCGACGGCCGACAGGTGTACGTCGCCCTCGACGAGAGCGTCCGTGGCTCCGAGGGCCCGTTCTACTCCGTCTACCTCGACCGCGACCGCTCCGAGCGCTACGGCTACCTCTGTGGCAACTGCGACGGCTTCGGCATCTCGATGGACACCATGGGCCGCGTGGTCTGCCAGGACTGTGAGAACCGCCGCAAGCCCACCCGGTGGGACGCGAGCTACCTGTAAGTCGTCGTCCCCTTCTCCGCGTCGCCCCGGCGGGCGTGTCGGCCCGAGCGACCGATGATTACCCGGTTATAACACAAACTATTACACCGTCGGCCGCGTGCCGACGCCCATGCACGACCGACTCGGAGGTGTGTCACCGTGGTGACGACACCGACGCTGCTGGGACTGCTCGTGGTCGTTCTCCTCGCGTTCGCGGCGTTTGGCGCGTGGTACGCGCGGGGGCGTATCGAGACGGTGGAGGATTACATCACCGCCCGCAACTCCACCGGCGGCGGGACGTTGACCGCGACGATCGTCGCCTCGAGTATGGGCGCGTGGATCCTGTTCAGCCCCGCCGAGGCCGGCGCGGCCTTCGGGGGTATCACGGCCGTCGCCGGCTACGCCGCGGGGTCGGCCCTCGCGCTCGGTGCCTTCGCGGTCGTCGGCCCGCGCATCCGCACCCTCCTCCCCGAAGGTCACAGCCTCACGGAGTACGCCTACGCCCGCTACGGGCCGATCATGTACGGCTACGTCCTCCTCGTGAGCGTCGCCTACATGTTCGTCTTCCTCGCCGCGGAGTTCACCGGCATCGCGAGCGCACTCTCGCTGGTCGCCGGGGTGCCCGGTTGGCAGACGGCGGCCGTCGTCGGCGTCACCGTCCTCGCGTACACGGGCTACGGCGGCCTGCGCGCGAGCATGGTCACCGACACGGTACAGACGGTACTCATTCTCCCCTTACTCATCGTGAGCGTGATCGTCACCCTGTTGGCGCTTGGCGGGACGGACGCCGCCCACGCCACCGTCGTCGAATCCGCCCCGGAACTCCTCGCAGTCGGCTCCCCGAGCGGTCTGGAGTTCGGCGCGTACGTCGTCGTCGCCATCGTCGGCGCGGAGATGCTGAATCAGGCGTGGTGGCAGCGGGTGTACGCCGCGAGCGACGAGGGGACGCTCCGGCGCTCATTTCTCGTCGCCGCCGTCGCGGTGGTGCCGATGGTCTTCCTCGCGGGTATCTTCGGCCCCGTCGCCGTCGGTCTGGGCCTCGTCGAGGCGCCCGCCGACGCCAGCGTCGCCTTCTTTCTCGTCGTGACCGAGGTGCTCCCCGACCCGGCCGTCGTCGCCGTCGCCGTCCTCGCCGTCCTGCTCGTCGTCTCCAGCGCCGACACCCTCTTCAACGCCATCGCGAGCGTGGTCACCGTCGACCTGCCGCGGGTGACCGACCTCTCGGACGACGGCCTGACGACCGCCGCGCGCGCGGTGACCGTCGTCGTCGCCGCCGCGGCGACCGTCGTCGGGGCACAGGGCTACTCCGTGCTCACCCTCTTTTTGCTCGCGGACCTCCTCGCGGCCGCCACCTTCCTCCCCCTGCTCTACGGGCTCTACTCCCCCCGAGCGTGGTCCGGAGGCGTCACCGCGGCCAGCGCCGCCGGTCTCCTCGTCGGCCTCGCCTT contains these protein-coding regions:
- a CDS encoding GNAT family N-acetyltransferase; protein product: MEIREATAADIEGIRTVAHDSLAASYGHALEDDIIAQAVERWYDEDTLADDLDDPETEFLVAVDEDIIVGFAQSYVVDRREIVGEIDWLHVEPGSRGQRIGDELLAALESRLNDHGVARVEGRVLEANEAGAGFYEREDFEGIGERTVEIGGEPFVEKLYSKFPETGGRQVLTEAATLPDGRQVYVALDESVRGSEGPFYSVYLDRDRSERYGYLCGNCDGFGISMDTMGRVVCQDCENRRKPTRWDASYL
- a CDS encoding sodium:solute symporter family transporter, translating into MVTTPTLLGLLVVVLLAFAAFGAWYARGRIETVEDYITARNSTGGGTLTATIVASSMGAWILFSPAEAGAAFGGITAVAGYAAGSALALGAFAVVGPRIRTLLPEGHSLTEYAYARYGPIMYGYVLLVSVAYMFVFLAAEFTGIASALSLVAGVPGWQTAAVVGVTVLAYTGYGGLRASMVTDTVQTVLILPLLIVSVIVTLLALGGTDAAHATVVESAPELLAVGSPSGLEFGAYVVVAIVGAEMLNQAWWQRVYAASDEGTLRRSFLVAAVAVVPMVFLAGIFGPVAVGLGLVEAPADASVAFFLVVTEVLPDPAVVAVAVLAVLLVVSSADTLFNAIASVVTVDLPRVTDLSDDGLTTAARAVTVVVAAAATVVGAQGYSVLTLFLLADLLAAATFLPLLYGLYSPRAWSGGVTAASAAGLLVGLAFFPPARGALPPSALPAASYFVSFVGAAAVSAGLAVLTARLGNRRYDLDRLSREAEGLDDTVTDGGERP